In Cydia pomonella isolate Wapato2018A chromosome 1, ilCydPomo1, whole genome shotgun sequence, one genomic interval encodes:
- the LOC133517154 gene encoding venom allergen 5-like, translated as MHITLFILEYFILGNAFGEIMNKTKPIDYCAHPHCSMRNQHTMCVATRKISGRLYASGMTTWMRYQLLLLHNRHRDNVAMGLDPGQPPAANMRKMYWDYELEEMAELWARQCQKRHDECRNTFRFNVLQNMDVRPVVAKMTQAQLLADAVDAWFSGSRVLPQENIWSFKLTNCSASGGCNSHWYSAAAWASTWRVGCSQALCTLRARTCAVFRKRRRSDTKFLQSPRNVSRTTSRENLLRRTKYMTQASESKQHFNDFSTMSSTEVPPLHRGVLEFARRAQGEPKIMAYTFCNYGPAGNIEGFPIYMSGKPCSRCPPGTRCGDRTHRALCTVHNDPDI; from the coding sequence ATGCATATTACGTTGTTTATTTTggagtattttattttaggaaATGCATTTGGAGAGATTATGAATAAAACTAAACCAATAGATTACTGTGCCCATCCTCATTGTTCGATGAGAAACCAACACACAATGTGTGTAGCAACGAGGAAAATTAGCGGCCGGCTTTATGCCTCCGGCATGACCACGTGGATGCGCTACCAGCTGCTGCTGCTGCACAACCGGCACCGCGATAATGTGGCCATGGGCCTGGACCCTGGCCAGCCCCCCGCAGCCAACATGCGCAAGATGTACTGGGACTACGAGCTCGAGGAGATGGCCGAACTCTGGGCGAGGCAATGCCAGAAAAGACACGACGAATGTAGAAATACCTTCCGATTTAATGTTCTTCAAAACATGGATGTCCGACCTGTCGTCGCTAAGATGACACAAGCACAATTGCTGGCAGATGCGGTTGACGCTTGGTTTTCAGGTTCGAGGGTTTTACCTCAAGAAAATATTTGGTCCTTTAAACTTACCAACTGTAGTGCTTCAGGTGGATGTAATTCCCACTGGTATTCGGCCGCGGCGTGGGCATCTACGTGGCGCGTAGGTTGTTCCCAAGCACTTTGTACATTAAGAGCGCGCACTTGTGCTGTTTTTCGCAAACGTCGACGTAGTGACACAAAGTTTTTGCAATCGCCTAGGAATGTGTCTCGAACAACTTCAAGAGAAAATTTATTGCGCAGAACGAAGTACATGACACAGGCGTCGGAAAGTAAACAACATTTTAACGACTTTTCTACTATGTCAAGTACGGAGGTACCCCCGCTGCATCGAGGCGTTCTCGAATTCGCTAGGAGAGCTCAAGGAGAGCCTAAAATTATGGCTTATACATTTTGTAACTATGGACCGGCTGGGAATATTGAGGGTTTTCCGATTTACATGAGCGGGAAGCCCTGCAGTCGCTGCCCGCCCGGCACGCGCTGTGGCGACCGAACGCACCGTGCCCTGTGCACCGTTCATAACGATCCCGATATCTAA